Proteins co-encoded in one Kribbella solani genomic window:
- a CDS encoding sensor histidine kinase, protein MATARPLANLASSAARAWTRWAALHDAVLAAALLLGTLATSKNLLTGPVRHLTNVDGDVQLAVWIIASVAIAVGVALRRRKPWLMLLVSAAASAVHLVQGMPLLIIDLGTPILLYTVASSARRTYTLAATAGLILAAAGWSMYAGATGTPTAGVPDRIAPPISRATAPAGEARPTPSGSPGILQDTSTGVILLGSILVTSWAMGSAARNRRDYLDELHARAADLERERDQQAALAVAAERDRITRELHDVVAHGLSVMVTQAQGAEAALTRRPGDTRSALSAIISTGRDSLADMRRVLSRADSLEDAWHPQPGIDRLPELVAHVTKAGTRVRLQVNGTPAAVPAAVDLSAYRIVQEALTNTMKHAGSGAAATVNLTFHDSEVVIEVKDNGRGQTSSDGNGHGLRGMGERARLLDGQLTAGPGPLGGFVVRATLPIDRPRP, encoded by the coding sequence ATGGCTACCGCGCGCCCGCTGGCGAACCTCGCGTCGAGTGCCGCCCGGGCGTGGACACGCTGGGCGGCGCTGCACGACGCCGTGCTGGCCGCGGCGCTCCTGCTCGGCACCCTGGCGACGTCCAAGAACCTGCTGACCGGACCGGTGCGCCACCTCACGAATGTGGATGGCGATGTGCAGCTCGCGGTGTGGATCATCGCGTCCGTGGCGATCGCGGTCGGCGTGGCGCTCCGGCGGCGCAAACCCTGGCTGATGCTGCTTGTCTCTGCCGCGGCGAGTGCCGTACATCTGGTGCAGGGCATGCCGCTGCTGATCATCGATCTGGGCACGCCGATCCTGCTCTACACGGTCGCCAGCAGCGCGCGACGTACGTACACCCTCGCCGCGACCGCGGGCCTGATCCTGGCCGCCGCCGGTTGGAGCATGTACGCCGGGGCGACCGGCACGCCGACGGCCGGAGTACCGGACCGGATCGCCCCGCCGATCAGCCGCGCGACGGCGCCGGCGGGGGAAGCCCGCCCTACGCCATCGGGCTCGCCTGGCATCCTCCAGGACACCTCTACCGGCGTGATCCTGCTCGGATCGATCCTGGTGACCTCGTGGGCGATGGGCTCCGCGGCCCGCAACCGCCGGGACTACCTGGACGAACTCCACGCCCGCGCGGCCGACCTGGAACGCGAACGCGACCAGCAGGCAGCGCTGGCGGTCGCCGCCGAACGCGACCGGATCACCCGTGAGCTGCACGACGTCGTCGCGCACGGCCTGTCGGTGATGGTCACCCAGGCCCAAGGCGCGGAGGCGGCGCTCACCCGCCGGCCCGGTGACACCAGGTCCGCGCTCTCCGCGATCATCAGCACCGGCCGCGACTCGCTCGCCGACATGCGCCGCGTCCTGTCCCGGGCCGACAGCCTCGAGGACGCCTGGCACCCCCAGCCCGGTATCGATCGGCTTCCCGAGCTGGTCGCCCATGTCACGAAGGCCGGGACCAGGGTCCGCTTGCAGGTCAACGGCACTCCGGCCGCGGTGCCGGCGGCGGTTGATCTCTCGGCGTACCGCATCGTTCAGGAAGCACTGACCAACACCATGAAACACGCGGGTTCCGGCGCCGCCGCCACGGTGAACCTCACCTTTCACGACTCGGAGGTCGTCATCGAAGTCAAGGACAACGGTCGCGGGCAGACCAGCAGTGACGGCAACGGGCACGGGCTCCGCGGGATGGGTGAGCGGGCACGGTTGCTCGACGGGCAACTGACCGCGGGGCCTGGTCCGCTCGGTGGCTTCGTCGTCCGGGCGACGCTCCCGATCGATCGGCCGCGGCCATGA
- a CDS encoding response regulator, protein MIRVLLADDQALVRTGFRMILDNADDMTVVGEAADGEQAVAAVLEHRPDVVLMDVRMPDVDGVEATRRICKSADAGQTHVLILTTFDLDEYVYAALRAGASGFLLKDTLAADLLSAIRVVARGDSVVAPTVTRRLLERYVGSGSAAPVSGLSLDALTEREREVLGLIALGLTNTEIAGRLFLSEGTVKTHVHRILSKLELRDRVQAVVYAYESGLVRAGMS, encoded by the coding sequence ATGATCCGCGTCCTGCTCGCCGACGACCAGGCCCTGGTACGCACCGGGTTCCGGATGATCCTCGACAACGCCGACGACATGACGGTGGTCGGTGAAGCCGCCGACGGCGAACAAGCAGTCGCGGCGGTGCTCGAACATCGGCCCGACGTCGTACTGATGGATGTCCGGATGCCTGACGTCGACGGGGTCGAGGCGACGCGCCGGATCTGCAAGTCGGCCGACGCCGGCCAGACCCACGTGCTGATCCTGACCACGTTCGACCTTGACGAGTACGTGTACGCGGCGCTCCGGGCCGGCGCCAGCGGATTCCTGCTGAAGGACACCCTGGCCGCGGACCTGCTGTCCGCGATCCGGGTCGTCGCGCGCGGCGATTCGGTCGTCGCCCCGACCGTCACCCGGCGGCTGCTCGAACGCTACGTCGGCAGCGGCTCGGCGGCGCCCGTGTCAGGCCTCAGCCTGGATGCGCTGACGGAGCGCGAACGCGAGGTCCTCGGCCTGATCGCGCTCGGTCTCACCAACACCGAGATCGCCGGCCGGCTCTTCCTGTCCGAAGGCACGGTCAAGACGCACGTCCACCGCATCCTGTCCAAACTCGAGCTCCGCGACCGCGTACAGGCAGTCGTGTACGCGTACGAGAGTGGCCTGGTCCGCGCCGGGATGTCCTGA
- a CDS encoding TetR/AcrR family transcriptional regulator: MDEPRRQARGQRRMVQLLDAAAVVFAETGYAKATTNAIARQAGVSPGTLYQFFANKEAMAEALAERYRSELTAAHDKAFDPGTARLPLPELVDRMIRPMVEVNLENPGFKALFGSGDLPDKLSAPTRALQQAVTGRVSNVLAARYPDLPADRLETTAAVATQIFAALLGTIVSTPAAQRERWITELNQALVGYLTTLEQDTGA, translated from the coding sequence ATGGACGAGCCACGTCGCCAGGCGCGCGGCCAGCGGCGGATGGTGCAGTTGCTGGACGCGGCAGCCGTGGTGTTCGCCGAGACGGGGTACGCGAAGGCCACGACCAACGCGATCGCTCGCCAGGCAGGCGTTTCACCGGGCACCCTGTACCAGTTCTTCGCGAACAAGGAGGCCATGGCCGAGGCCCTCGCGGAGCGCTATCGCAGCGAGCTGACGGCCGCGCACGACAAGGCCTTCGACCCCGGTACGGCGCGGCTACCGCTGCCCGAACTGGTCGACCGGATGATCCGCCCGATGGTCGAGGTGAACCTGGAGAACCCGGGATTCAAGGCCTTGTTCGGCAGCGGCGACCTCCCGGACAAGCTGAGCGCACCGACCCGCGCCCTCCAGCAGGCCGTCACCGGCCGGGTCTCGAACGTCCTGGCCGCCCGCTACCCCGACCTGCCGGCCGACCGCCTGGAGACCACCGCGGCGGTAGCCACCCAGATCTTCGCCGCGCTGCTCGGCACCATCGTCTCCACGCCCGCCGCCCAGCGCGAACGCTGGATCACCGAGCTCAACCAGGCCCTGGTCGGCTACCTCACCACCCTCGAACAAGACACTGGCGCCTGA
- a CDS encoding MMPL family transporter: protein MPETTSPRTGLLTRVGRLTARRRRTVAALSLVLTALLLAAAAGALGSLSLSRIADPGSESDRARDVLAEQFHTGPPNLAYLVTATAGTVDDPAVRTAGVGLTNEIARQAGVAEAASYWSRGDSPALRSKDSRQALILVRVPGDVNAARQRVGELAERYAGSRAGITVQAGGQDEVFREIGAQARADFLQAEAIVLPLVLLLLIIIYRRVSLALVTLGVGIFAVGGALAGLRFIAAFTEVSTFAANLALVMGLALGVDYCLFVIARFREEMAAGAEVADAVVAAVGTAGRTVFFSGLTVAVSLLALLLFPLSFLRSFGYAGVLVVTFALLGALVILPATLALLGRRAVRPVAQQPAGSGRWAALATAVMRRPIRIGGAVLALILLLSAPALGLRFGLPDARILPADASSRIMADQVRQNFGQEESDSLYVVMPEITDPARVAPYADALGKLDGVAQVDTYVRDGGAYLTVIPAEDALAGDISQLVEQVRAAEAPYATVVGGTPAEMSDWRAALTERIPLVLGLILLLSMLVLYVATGSVLLPLKATVLNLLSLAVMFGVMVWVFQRGNLSGPLGFTATGVLEASMPTLMFCIVYGLSMDYEVFIVSRIREEYLRTGNTDHAVATGLQRSAPLVTTAAAVLALSFAVYAAGGVVYLKMIGIGMAVAVLVDATAIRGILLPASMKLAGQANWWTPARTPLTGVGVGTSGGRRLVVGRRRRFGGWWGLGGGG, encoded by the coding sequence ATGCCTGAAACCACCTCGCCGCGCACCGGTCTGCTCACGCGCGTCGGCCGGCTGACCGCACGACGCCGGCGGACCGTCGCAGCACTCTCGCTCGTACTGACCGCGCTCCTGCTCGCCGCCGCTGCCGGCGCCCTCGGCTCCTTGTCGTTGTCCCGGATCGCCGACCCCGGCTCCGAGTCGGATCGCGCGCGGGACGTGCTGGCCGAGCAGTTCCACACCGGGCCGCCCAACCTCGCGTACCTCGTGACGGCGACCGCGGGAACCGTCGACGATCCCGCCGTACGCACCGCCGGCGTTGGACTCACCAACGAGATCGCGCGGCAGGCAGGCGTCGCCGAGGCAGCGTCGTACTGGTCCCGCGGGGACAGCCCGGCGCTGCGCAGCAAGGACTCCCGGCAGGCGCTCATTCTGGTCCGCGTACCCGGCGACGTGAACGCGGCGAGGCAACGGGTCGGCGAGCTCGCCGAGCGATACGCCGGATCGCGGGCCGGGATCACGGTCCAGGCCGGCGGTCAGGACGAGGTGTTCCGCGAGATCGGCGCCCAGGCCCGCGCGGACTTCCTGCAGGCGGAAGCGATCGTGCTCCCGCTGGTGCTGCTGCTCCTGATCATCATCTATCGCCGGGTTTCGCTCGCGCTGGTGACGCTCGGCGTCGGGATCTTCGCCGTCGGCGGCGCACTGGCCGGGCTGCGGTTCATCGCGGCGTTCACGGAGGTCTCGACGTTCGCCGCCAACCTCGCGCTGGTGATGGGCCTCGCGCTCGGCGTGGACTACTGCCTGTTCGTGATCGCCCGGTTCCGCGAGGAAATGGCGGCCGGCGCGGAAGTCGCGGACGCCGTGGTCGCCGCCGTCGGTACGGCCGGGCGCACGGTCTTCTTCAGCGGACTGACGGTCGCGGTGTCGCTCCTGGCCCTACTGCTGTTCCCGTTGTCGTTCCTCCGCTCGTTCGGGTACGCGGGGGTCCTCGTCGTCACGTTCGCGCTGCTCGGCGCGCTGGTGATCCTCCCGGCAACGCTCGCGCTGCTCGGCCGGCGAGCCGTGCGACCGGTGGCCCAGCAGCCGGCCGGCTCCGGGCGTTGGGCCGCCCTCGCGACAGCCGTGATGCGCCGGCCGATCCGTATCGGTGGCGCCGTCCTCGCCCTGATTCTGTTGCTCTCGGCACCTGCTTTGGGGCTGCGGTTCGGGCTGCCGGACGCGCGCATCCTGCCGGCCGACGCGAGCAGCCGAATCATGGCCGACCAGGTACGGCAGAACTTCGGCCAGGAAGAATCCGACAGCCTGTACGTGGTGATGCCCGAGATCACCGATCCGGCGCGGGTGGCACCGTACGCGGATGCACTTGGAAAACTGGACGGCGTCGCGCAGGTGGACACGTACGTGCGCGACGGCGGCGCGTACCTGACGGTCATCCCGGCCGAGGACGCGCTCGCCGGCGACATCAGTCAGCTGGTTGAGCAGGTGCGCGCGGCAGAGGCACCGTACGCGACCGTCGTCGGTGGAACGCCCGCCGAGATGTCGGACTGGCGGGCCGCGCTCACGGAACGCATCCCGCTCGTACTCGGGCTGATCCTGCTGCTCAGCATGCTCGTGCTGTACGTCGCGACCGGTAGCGTCTTGCTGCCGTTGAAGGCCACCGTGCTGAACTTGCTCAGCCTCGCGGTCATGTTCGGCGTGATGGTCTGGGTGTTCCAGCGCGGCAACTTGTCGGGACCGCTCGGTTTCACCGCGACCGGCGTACTCGAGGCAAGTATGCCGACGCTGATGTTCTGCATCGTGTACGGCCTCTCGATGGACTACGAGGTGTTCATCGTGTCGCGGATCCGGGAGGAGTACCTGCGCACCGGCAACACCGACCACGCCGTCGCAACCGGCCTCCAACGCTCCGCGCCACTGGTCACCACGGCAGCCGCCGTACTCGCCCTGTCCTTCGCCGTGTACGCCGCCGGCGGCGTCGTCTACCTGAAAATGATCGGCATCGGCATGGCCGTAGCAGTCCTCGTCGACGCCACCGCAATCCGCGGCATCCTCCTACCAGCCTCCATGAAACTAGCCGGCCAAGCCAACTGGTGGACCCCGGCACGAACTCCACTTACTGGGGTTGGGGTGGGGACATCAGGTGGAAGGAGGTTAGTTGTTGGTAGGCGTCGGCGGTTCGGAGGATGGTGGGGTCTTGGTGGGGGTGGGTGA
- a CDS encoding amidase family protein: MTSSEERVRALWELAGLAPPAEEAHAIAADHLKLRAQADALRKAVTEGIAVDASVPMHFPDPTDPAPTPPSGRIAPTIRDTAASMRAGTTSAVELTTEMFARIERFGSVLGAFADTYREAALTAAEHADQELASGTYRGPLHGIPLVIKDLIATAEGPTRANSLVPPPGWTYEGDAPVIARLRQAGAIIVGKATTSEYAVGPYDPTKGFPRPRNAWEPRRFAGSSSSGTAIAVAAGLALGGLGTDSGGSIRHPAALNGVTGLKPTFGQVPTTGVIPLAPTLDTVGPIARSAWDCAALLQAMTGEAPDGRSGSEHRQSAGSMANLDGSAKDIRIGIPTGYFFDAANVSEPVRLAVEAAIATLRAAGATVTEVDLPNADMAKMANHIVLLSEGFAYHHRSLADHWSDYGKPLRGLLARGATFTAADYVRARQLAEIFKQTATHALQDCDVLLTPTLPAGAPLLDELDPTGTNGWASAMFTPQWNLTGLPACAVPIGFDPNSMPLSMQLITHPHQDPTILRTADAYQQLTSFHLMSPPQPQ; encoded by the coding sequence GTGACTTCGAGCGAGGAGCGCGTCCGCGCGCTGTGGGAGCTCGCCGGCCTCGCGCCGCCGGCCGAAGAGGCCCACGCGATCGCCGCCGACCACCTGAAGCTGCGCGCCCAGGCCGACGCGCTGCGGAAGGCCGTCACGGAGGGGATCGCCGTCGACGCCTCGGTCCCGATGCACTTCCCGGACCCAACCGACCCCGCACCAACACCGCCATCCGGCCGTATCGCGCCGACGATTCGGGACACCGCGGCCTCGATGCGTGCGGGCACGACCTCGGCGGTCGAGCTCACGACGGAGATGTTCGCCCGGATCGAGCGGTTCGGTTCCGTACTCGGCGCCTTCGCCGACACCTACCGCGAGGCAGCACTCACCGCGGCCGAACATGCTGATCAAGAGCTTGCCTCGGGCACGTACCGAGGTCCGCTGCACGGCATCCCGCTGGTGATCAAGGACCTGATCGCGACCGCGGAGGGCCCGACCCGGGCGAACAGTCTGGTCCCGCCACCCGGTTGGACGTACGAGGGTGACGCCCCGGTCATCGCCCGGCTGCGGCAGGCCGGCGCGATCATCGTCGGCAAGGCGACGACGAGCGAGTACGCGGTCGGCCCGTACGATCCCACCAAGGGCTTCCCGCGGCCGCGGAACGCCTGGGAGCCACGGCGTTTCGCGGGATCATCGAGCTCGGGTACGGCGATCGCCGTGGCTGCCGGCCTCGCGCTGGGCGGCCTCGGAACCGACAGCGGCGGCTCGATCCGGCACCCCGCCGCGCTCAACGGGGTGACCGGTCTCAAGCCGACCTTCGGACAGGTGCCGACGACTGGGGTAATCCCGCTGGCGCCAACGCTCGACACGGTCGGCCCGATCGCCCGCTCGGCTTGGGACTGCGCGGCCCTGCTGCAGGCGATGACCGGGGAGGCACCCGACGGCCGGTCCGGCTCGGAACACCGGCAATCAGCAGGCTCGATGGCGAACCTCGACGGCTCCGCGAAAGACATCCGCATCGGCATACCGACCGGGTACTTCTTCGACGCGGCGAACGTTTCCGAACCGGTCAGACTCGCCGTCGAAGCAGCGATCGCGACGCTCCGCGCGGCCGGCGCGACAGTGACCGAGGTCGACCTCCCGAACGCCGACATGGCCAAGATGGCGAACCACATCGTCCTCCTGAGCGAGGGATTCGCGTACCACCACCGCTCGCTGGCCGACCACTGGTCCGACTACGGCAAGCCACTACGAGGACTCCTCGCCCGCGGCGCAACCTTCACCGCCGCCGACTACGTACGCGCCCGCCAGCTGGCCGAAATCTTCAAACAAACCGCCACGCACGCACTGCAAGACTGCGACGTCCTCCTCACCCCCACCCTCCCAGCCGGCGCCCCCCTCCTCGACGAACTCGACCCAACCGGCACAAACGGCTGGGCAAGCGCCATGTTCACCCCCCAATGGAACCTAACCGGCCTACCAGCCTGCGCCGTCCCCATCGGCTTCGACCCCAACAGCATGCCCCTCTCCATGCAACTGATCACCCACCCCCACCAAGACCCCACCATCCTCCGAACCGCCGACGCCTACCAACAACTAACCTCCTTCCACCTGATGTCCCCACCCCAACCCCAGTAA